A single region of the Marinitoga litoralis genome encodes:
- a CDS encoding glycosyltransferase — MKNILILDHAYWFGGAEKVLVDYLKRHDKSKYNIIVGVTTESEFTEKLKEINVDYKVFPLSKDFLKISRSKISFKNIINIFEYKSMINSISDFVKENNIDIIFTNSMKAHIYGGQVAKKTNVKAIARIHDVVNGDFISPLKSAIKRVFNNYFYHISCVSETVKNSLIRIGVNENKLSVLYNGIPDMVPKYNEEYYRRLYNLSENDFIISVIGWIQPSKGQLEIIKSLKDILNNNIKLMIIGDANEKNKDYLEKIKKYIELNNLSNNVLLIGHTDDVSGHLELTNVFIHYPYIDDSLPTVLIEALYHKKIIIARNIGGIPEIINEKNGYLVDDIHEIKDIIMNIYKSPEKYSKEIDSDYFHNKFSYEKYIKGIEELFEK, encoded by the coding sequence ATGAAAAACATATTGATATTAGATCATGCATATTGGTTTGGTGGTGCTGAAAAGGTATTAGTGGACTATTTAAAAAGACATGATAAAAGTAAATACAATATTATTGTTGGTGTGACAACAGAGAGTGAATTTACAGAAAAATTAAAGGAAATAAATGTTGATTATAAAGTATTTCCATTAAGCAAGGATTTTTTAAAAATTAGCAGATCAAAAATTTCATTTAAAAATATAATAAATATATTTGAATATAAAAGTATGATTAATAGTATTTCTGATTTTGTAAAAGAAAATAATATAGATATAATTTTTACAAATTCAATGAAGGCTCATATTTATGGAGGTCAAGTTGCGAAAAAAACTAATGTAAAAGCTATAGCAAGAATTCATGATGTAGTTAATGGTGATTTTATTTCACCATTAAAATCTGCTATTAAAAGAGTATTTAATAATTATTTTTATCATATTTCTTGTGTATCAGAAACTGTAAAAAACAGTTTAATTCGAATAGGGGTAAATGAAAACAAATTATCAGTATTATACAATGGAATACCGGATATGGTTCCTAAGTATAATGAAGAATATTATAGAAGATTATATAATTTATCTGAAAATGATTTTATTATTTCGGTAATAGGTTGGATACAGCCTTCAAAAGGACAATTGGAAATAATAAAAAGTTTAAAAGATATACTAAATAATAATATTAAATTAATGATTATCGGAGATGCAAATGAAAAAAATAAAGATTATTTAGAAAAAATAAAAAAATATATTGAATTAAATAATTTATCAAATAATGTATTATTAATTGGACATACAGATGATGTAAGTGGTCATTTAGAATTAACAAATGTATTTATTCATTATCCATATATAGATGATTCTCTTCCTACTGTATTAATTGAAGCGTTGTATCATAAGAAGATAATTATAGCAAGGAATATAGGCGGAATACCTGAAATAATAAATGAAAAAAATGGATATTTGGTAGATGATATACATGAGATTAAAGATATTATAATGAATATATATAAATCTCCAGAAAAATATTCAAAAGAAATTGATTCTGATTATTTCCATAATAAATTTTCATATGAAAAATATATAAAGGGTATAGAGGAGTTATTTGAAAAATGA